One genomic window of Pocillopora verrucosa isolate sample1 chromosome 8, ASM3666991v2, whole genome shotgun sequence includes the following:
- the LOC131795478 gene encoding uncharacterized protein isoform X3 encodes MSFGGKSFKREELRMKLELQKLTKQSKNEFSGLNPNDKSKFLESSLKTALALQNQPIKRSRPAKSKQKVTGIENNESDGEVPPPSPSIDLAPELRSTPDSEIHAKAVAGVDCFGADLRSSDLFSRSTGVASIRSKVDLNVVMYGRGLQEETSAVIKTREKKSAKKPQSARSRSPRSPAPQAQHRNIQTKKPAIIGSQSTTVAVQLTPRPAQKQRTTSRASQQGSVRSGASSAKDKEILKAGSPTGDEDEGEADSALATEANSDKDDRPKEVKVHTRSEDASGDTHDQEADVKDETRTVQVAFDLVENVEPVDKTSNGENDEQDENEKAEKHFISSEVLKTSISAPALASGKMAVDSEEDSPINRIHSEILELTRRISQPEVGLLNLIRATEEAENEAKRLQEMASAASPARESLLLRAMAERGGTGFSIQGALRGLSPRDPKQLTSTSPMMPKPPVPAVKTKLQSDETNRARVSVEEKESSSTSPKKDRGMAMNSEMSAPAEINAKPQEAELPQTASKGTVTRRSGVTEMDVSGSPSLMSLTRQGLTSQKTMTTEQAMECLLLPSEVVPEDIISIKGQQFEMVSKQSPALATAPDSEKQWIDLKQDKTVMFLDSWEVKEKKEKENDQKPVKTHNIHHFCTMPSRVELPPHLCRLTRDEHTSNKYRKLTEKTMEVLQEETDLAETVEEETGDEKEPEKPSRAVQQRRWSVVAQRILDEALVAGDDEETFNRLKRASDDLFSVEQEQSLDIVGVKIELKDDSSRLYWTPAPPKMNLAPATIKSQLYPEYQGAALLQESLGADVRTATGMDSEDNNETEAEMEADGIRYRVLSRTHESMTDLRKLVAESVEHRPKTDLGGEGRADRFSAQLGGMGETDQQGGPSRFVSVLDKRRQDNKEDDTEETEGEQNGEEENLGEEKEGKGFVYFRSTSQPLLSIGDKDLKVQAGYDVSMNELNYQRKQVAAIKEKQQEKHEIEDSILPQESSAPTKTTPAEHSTVLDLSHELDTDEGRTDAGDSMSIQTGTTGPTSRRRIPHQRRVKKKTKRELERERAIREFLNQPARKLVRCRSFTEVRFLAEETITERRESISTSAELMRVNSEPALFDFDNVFKNEFTGSDIENFDEVRERLWYVWFDEVYPPTPAVPEIKYDLQSFASPRPPTPSKSSAVVIDNNILDDIQVIEPEIQSSDQELYQALQEEVDRLTDLIDTTQGKESLAIHLCRRGAVYRKLGHLKKAWDDLNRSIELEPKLLDAYWHRHLLYLLQDNKKSALEDLSFIIKNSSSQARAFRSRAELYRQENDATMAIVNYSQAIRLNPDDAETYYQRAAMFKMRGDMILALEDYKIAAKLLPSKTDAMFEIGLFRFQNENWTAALRDFTEILQQDPEDSKAYTYRARAYAKMDDFEAALKDLAAAVHYDPNNAVAFYHRGCLLRKVHPRRALQDLSVSLLLDSSEDNVKAFLHRGILYTDLKRWEDAVPDFEAALQLDSNLASAHVNIGLIYIIKNSNYHKAVRRYTAAIRVDPTYIRAYICRAEAYHKLHMTQDAILDYTRVIHMRPDVSDYHMARGKLLLEQNKLELASFHVRQAADLNRGLGASATQQAVVQSFLKNFDQAIEVLERATRVKPVAPLFILLGKTNMKAKRFENAIRSFERAIDIMTPWNPRVEMPIEAASVHFLIGMCHSELGRPLGALDAFNNAIRVNPDFAEAFYQRGLTKMKLKHAKGIHDFNRALAIKPTLFQAFLSRAAYYGLKGRYSKGIMSCNEAIKLQPHSVRAYLYRGALKYNIKAFSLAVKDLTEAVAIDCKCSLAYFNRAVCYHEMRFFQKALMDYGTVMLLEDAPNIKVLQNRGLLYYEIDDVENALQDFLAAAKVSPANPHIRHTLGLCYHKLNRLEEAVSSYNDALRIDPFFVEAYNGRGNALMDFGHEDGTILGRHDYLKALHVDPLCLSARVNLGYNLQVEGKFQAAWNQFSAAISINSACQSALEGRAVVNLQMGNTFGAFVDMNDAIKISKTAELLTNRGVVQQFMGDLVNAIRDYQAAVKTDPSYALAYYNAANVYFRQRQFKQALNYYDKALSWYSEDESAVLNRAITKVMIKDTRGAIQDFNRAGIL; translated from the exons ATGTCATTTGGTGGAAAGTCGTTCAAGAGGGAAGAGCTTCGTATGAAACTAGAGCTTCAGAAGCTAACAAAACAATCCAAGAATGAATTCTCAGGCTTGAATCCGAACGACAAGTCCAAATTTCTTGAGAGCAGTTTGAAAACTGCTTTGGCGCTTCAAAACCAACCAATAAAACGGAGTCGTCCCGCGAAAAGCAAGCAAAAAGTGACAGGTATAGAAAACAACGAATCAGATGGTGAGGTTCCTCCACCAAGTCCTTCAATTGATTTAGCTCCGGAGCTGAGATCAACGCCAGACTCGGAGATACATGCAAAGGCTGTTGCTGGAGTGGACTGCTTTGGTGCTGATTTGAGGAGTTCTGATTTGTTCTCCCGATCTACTGGTGTAGCTTCTATCCGATCGAAAGTCGACTTGAATGTTGTAATGTATGGAAGGGGACTTCAAGAAGAGACTAGTGCAGTGATAAAAACAAGGGAAAAG AAATCAGCGAAAAAACCACAATCAGCTAGATCCAGAAGTCCTAGAAGTCCTGCACCTCAGGCTCAACACAGGAACATTCAAACCAAGAAACCAGCAATAATAGGCTCTCAGAGCACTACAGTAGCAGTCCAGCTTACACCGCGCCCAGCACAGAAACAACGGACAACCTCCAGGGCATCACAGCAAGGATCAGTGAGAAGTGGTGCTTCATCTGCCAA GgacaaggaaattttgaagGCAGGGTCACCTACTGGGGATGAAGATGAGGGTGAGGCTGACTCAGCTCTTGCAACTGAGGCCAATTCAGATAAGGATGACAGGCCAAAAGAGGTGAAGGTCCATACAAGGTCAGAAGATGCATCTGGTGATACACATGACCAAGAAGCTGATGTGAAAGATGAAACCAGAACTGTGCAAGTTGCTTTTGATTTGGTTGAAAATGTTGAACCAGTTGATAAAACATCCAATGGTGAAAATGATGAACAGGATGAGaatgaaaaagctgaaaaacattttatctcTTCTGAAGTCTTAAAAACCTCAATTTCTGCTCCAGCACTAGCCAGTGGGAAGATGGCTGTTGACTCTGAGGAAGATTCACCAATTAATAGGATCCACTCAGAGATTCttgagctgacaaggagaatcagTCAACCAGAGGTAGGTTTACTGAACTTAATCAGAGCTACTGAAGAAGcagaaaatgaagcaaaaaggCTACAGGAGATGGCTTCTGCAGCTTCTCCAGCCAGAGAAAGCTTGTTACTGCGAGCAATGGCTGAGCGTGGAGGCACTGGCTTCTCAATCCAGGGAGCTCTGCGAGGCTTGTCTCCTCGTGATCCAAAGCAGCTGACATCTACCAGTCCCATGATGCCAAAACCACCTGTCCCTGCTGTTAAAACTAAGTTACAGAGTGATGAAACAAACAGAGCCAGGGTCTCAGTGGAGGAGAAGGAAAGCTCAAGTACAAGCCCAAAGAAAGACAGGGGAATGGCAATGAACAGTGAGATGAGTGCTCCTGCTGAAATTAACGCCAAACCACAAGAAGCAGAACTGCCGCAGACTGCTAGTAAAGGAACAGTAACAAGGAGGAGTGGAGTGACTGAGATGGATGTGTCAG GTTCTCCATCTCTCATGTCTTTGACAAGACAAGGACTTACCAGTCAGAAAACTATGACAACAGAACAGGCCATGGAG TGCCTATTACTTCCTTCTGAAGTGGTTCCAGAAGACATCATCAGCATTAAAGGTCAACAGTTTGAAATGGTGTCTAAACAGTCTCCTGCCCTGGCAACTGCTCCAGATTCAGAGAAACAGTGGATTGATCTTAAACAAGACAAAACTGTGATGTTTTTGGATTCATGGGaagtgaaggaaaagaaagaaaaagaaaatgaccaaaAG cctGTCAAGACTCACAACATTCACCATTTCTGTACCATGCCATCCAGAGTGGAACTACCTCCTCATCTATGCAGATTGACAAGAGATGAACATACAAGCAATAAATATCGTAAACTGACAGAGAAGACGATGGAG GTTTTACAGGAAGAAACTGATTTAGCTGAAACTGTGGAAGAGGAAACTGGAGATGAAAAAGAGCCAGAGAAACCAAGTAGAGCTGTTCAGCAGCGACGGTGGTCAGTTGTGGCCCAAAGGATTCTGGATGAAGCTTTGGTGGCTGGTGATGATGAGGAGACTTTCAATAGGTTGAAGAGAGCTTCAGATGATTTG TTCTCAGTTGAACAAGAGCAATCACTTGACATTGTTGGTGTTAAAATAGAACTGAAAGATGATAGCTCAAG ACTCTACTGGACACCAGCTCCACCTAAAATGAACCTGGCGCCTGCCACCATCAAGTCACAGCTGTACCCAGAGTATCAGGGGGCAGCTTTACTGCAGGAGAGCCTTGGTGCTGACGTCCGCACTGCCACAGGCATGGACAGTGAAGACAACAATGAAACTGAAGCTGAAATGGAAGCAGATGGCATAAGATACAG AGTTCTGAGCCGAACACACGAGTCCATGACAGATCTAAGAAAGCTTGTGGCCGAATCAGTCGAACACAGACCTAAAACAGATTTAGGAGGAGAGGGACGTGCTGATCGGTTCAGTGCGCAGCTTGGAGGAATGGGCGAGACAGACCAACAAG GCGGCCCAAGCAGATTTGTATCTGTGCTTGACAAGAGGAGGCAGGACAATAAAGAAGACGACACAGAGGAAACAGAAGGGGAACAGAATGGGGAAGAAGAGAACCTAGGCGAAGAGAAAGAGGGAAAAGGATTCGTCTACTTTAG ATCGACGTCACAACCTTTGTTATCCATTGGCGACAAGGATCTAAAAGTTCAAGCTGGTTATGACGTCAGCATGAATGAG TTGAATTACCAGCGTAAACAAGTCGCTGCCATCAAAGAAAAGCagcaagaaaaacatgaaattgaaGACAGCATCCTTCCTCAG GAATCCTCAGCCCCAACGAAAACTACTCCCGCCGAGCACAGTACTGTTTTGG ACTTGTCTCACGAGTTGGATACTGATGAGGGAAGGACAGATGCAGGTGATAGTATGTCGATACAAACAGGCACAACTGGTCCAACAAGTCGCAG GAGAATCCCTCACCAACGAAGAGTGAAGAAAAAGACTAAGAGAGAGTTG GAAAGAGAACGGGCAATAAGAGAATTCTTGAATCAACCGGCAAGGAAATTAGTCAG ATGCAGGTCATTCACTGAAGTGAGATTCTTGGCCGAGGAAACAATTACAGAAAGAAGGGAAAGCATCAGTACAAG CGCTGAACTGATGAGAGTTAATAGCGAACCTGCACTTTTTGACTTCGACAACGTTTTCAAAAACGAGTTCACCGG ATCAGACATAGAAAACTTTGATGAAGTACGTGAACGCCTCTGGTATGTTTGGTTTGACGAAGTTTATCCTCCTACACCTGCAGTGCCCGAAATAAAAT ATGATCTGCAGAGTTTTGCATCTCCAAGACCACCAACTCCAAG caAGTCCTCAGCGGTAGTTATTGACAATAATATATTGGACGATATACAAGTTATTGAGCCGGAGATTCAAAGCTCAGACCAAGAATTGTACCAG GCTCTTCAAGAGGAAGTCGACCGACTTACTGATTTGATAGACACAACTCAGGGAAAAGAATCTTTAGCCATTCATTTATGTCGACGAGGGGCTGTTTACCGAAAG CTTGGACATCTAAAGAAAGCTTGGGATGACTTAAACAG ATCTATTGAACTGGAACCAAAACTGCTGGACGCGTATTGGCACAGACACCTGCTTTATCTTTTACAAGATAACAAAAAG TCAGCTCTGGAGGACTTGTCTTTTATCATCAAGAACAGCAGCAGTCAAGCCCGAGCATTTCGATCCAG AGCAGAATTATATCGGCAAGAAAACGATGCAACAATGGCCATTGTCAATTACTCCCAG GCGATCAGGTTGAATCCTGATGATGCCGAGACCTACTACCAGAGGGCAGCCATGTTTAAAATG cgtgGCGATATGATTTTAGCTCTTGAGGATTATAAAATTGCAGCGAAGCTTTTGCCTTCGAAGACGGATGCCATGTTCGAGATAGGCCTGTTTCGTTTTCAAAACGA AAACTGGACGGCTGCCCTTAGAGATTTTACAGAGATTCTCCAGCAGGACCCAGAAGACTCGAAGGCTTATACTTACAGGGCAAGAGCGTATGCCAAAATG GATGACTTCGAGGCTGCATTGAAAGACCTAGCCGCTGCTGTTCATTATGATCCTAACAATGCAGTGGCATTCTACCACAGAGGATGTTTGTTGAGaaa AGTACATCCGAGGAGAGCTCTGCAGGATTTGAGTGTGTCTCTCCTTCTTGATAGCTCTGAAGATAATGTCAAAGCATTTCTGCATCGGGGAATTTTGTACACCGACTTGAAAAG ATGGGAGGATGCTGTTCCTGATTTTGAGGCTGCTCTCCAACTGGATTCTAATTTAGCTAGTGCTCATGTCAACATCGGTTTGATTTACATCATCAAAAACAGCAATTACCACAA AGCTGTTCGTCGTTACACAGCAGCCATTCGAGTGGATCCGACATACATCAGAGCTTACATCTGCCGAGCCGAGGCTTATCACAAACTCCACATG ACTCAAGATGCCATTCTGGATTATACAAGAGTCATTCACATGAGACCGGACGTATCAGACTACCACATGGCTAGG GGAAAACTGTTATTGGAGCAAAACAAGTTAGAGCTTGCAAGTTTTCACGTCAG GCAAGCTGCAGACTTGAACCGAGGTCTGGGAGCATCGGCAACTCAACAAGCGGTGGTTCAAAGCTTCTTGAAAAATTTCGACCAG GCCATTGAAGTTCTTGAACGAGCCACACGTGTGAAACCTGTAGCTCCATTGTTTATTCTGCTGGGTAAGACCAACATGAAGGCCAAGAGATTTGAGAACGCCATCAGGAGTTTTGAAAGAGCCATCGACATCATG ACTCCATGGAATCCTCGAGTGGAAATGCCAATAGAAGCTGCATCTGTTCATTTCCTGATTGGCATGTGTCATTCAGAGCTTGGGAGGCCGCTCGGTGCTCTTGACGCTTTTAATAATGCCATTCGAGTGAACCCAGATTTTGCAGAG GCTTTCTACCAGCGCGGACTGACAAAGATGAAGTTGAAGCACGCTAAAGGAATCCATGATTTTAACCGAGCATTGGCCATCAAGCCAACACTTTTCCAG GCATTTTTGAGTCGGGCAGCTTACTATGGTCTGAAGGGACGCTACAGTAAAGGAATCATGAGCTGTAATGAAGCCATTAAACTACAACCTCACAGTGTTAGGGCCTACCTCTACAG GGGAGCGTTGAAATACAACATCAAAGCTTTCAGTCTGGCGGTAAAGGATCTCACAGAAGCTGTAGCAATCGACTGTAAATGTTCACTGGCTTACTTCAACCGTGCGGTTTGCTACCATGAAATGAGATTCTTTCAGAAG GCGCTGATGGATTATGGAACAGTAATGCTACTTGAAGATGCTCCTAATATTAAG GTTCTGCAGAATCGAGGATTGCTTTATTACGAAATAGATGACGTGGAAAATGCATTACAAGATTTCCTAGCTGCTGCCAAG GTGTCGCCAGCCAACCCCCATATACGTCACACACTGGGTCTTTGTTATCACAA GTTAAACCGCTTGGAGGAAGCTGTTTCGTCTTACAACGATGCTCTTCGTATCGATCCGTTCTTTGTTGAAGCATACAATGGGCGTGGAAATGCATTGATGGACTTTGGACACGAAGATGGAACTATTCTGGGAAG ACATGATTATTTAAAGGCTCTTCACGTGGACCCACTGTGTTTATCTGCACGAGTGAACTTGGGCTACAATTTGCAG GTTGAAGGAAAGTTTCAAGCGGCATGGAACCAGTTTTCCGCTGCAATATCCATTAATTCAG CATGCCAGTCAGCTTTGGAAGGCCGCGCTGTTGTAAACTTACAGATGGGAAACACGTTTGGTGCCTTTGTTGATATGAATGACGCTATCAAG ATTTCTAAGACTGCAGAGTTGTTGACGAATCGTGGAGTAGTGCAGCAG TTCATGGGAGACTTGGTAAATGCCATCCGCGATTACCAAGCGGCAGTAAAAACAGATCCATCGTACGCTCTCGCCTATTATAACGCCGCTAATGTCTACTTTAGACAGAGGCAATTCAAGCAG gcCCTGAACTACTACGACAAGGCTTTGTCTTGGTATTCTGAAGACGAATCTGCAGTTCTTAACAGAGCTATAACGAAG GTGATGATCAAAGACACCCGAGGAGCGATACAAGATTTCAACCGAGCAGGTATTCTGTAG